One genomic region from Leptospira tipperaryensis encodes:
- a CDS encoding J domain-containing protein, with protein sequence MQTRSFEQIRSSLEDIIFDIQSGCTNCEWYISVEKIISALNIRKEDYYRIFYDLRNEVHFSSRAASGFNETQADSLIQLLSKILKIEGIGDEFAKSGIYFDDNHLAELQINLKENIQNRLERHELDKELLLLLSSATIDFDDAFDSYFDDKFNFERIVVNGISDFMESKSIQNDYGADVFLKNHIFSILNTKLFHLREITREYRDRAYYELFGAFRKKPKKKKPVSVFQEMDPETQRHLDVLGFDAPCTLEELKKRFKELIKKYHPDINKDGLEMTQRIIASYNFLIMRMS encoded by the coding sequence ATGCAAACTCGAAGTTTTGAACAGATTCGTTCCTCCTTAGAGGATATTATTTTCGACATCCAATCCGGATGTACGAACTGCGAGTGGTATATCTCCGTTGAAAAAATCATCTCTGCGTTGAATATTCGTAAGGAAGATTATTATAGAATTTTTTACGACCTTCGAAACGAAGTTCATTTTTCCTCCAGAGCTGCGTCCGGGTTTAACGAGACGCAGGCGGACTCTCTCATACAATTGCTTTCCAAAATTCTTAAGATAGAAGGGATCGGAGACGAATTTGCAAAAAGTGGAATATACTTCGACGACAATCATCTTGCTGAACTTCAAATCAATCTAAAGGAAAATATCCAGAATCGATTGGAAAGACACGAACTGGATAAAGAATTACTTTTGCTTTTGTCTTCCGCTACGATCGACTTTGACGATGCGTTCGATTCCTACTTTGACGATAAGTTTAACTTTGAAAGAATCGTCGTAAACGGAATCTCCGACTTTATGGAATCGAAATCGATTCAAAACGATTACGGAGCCGATGTCTTTTTAAAAAATCATATCTTTTCCATTCTCAACACAAAACTGTTTCATCTTCGGGAAATCACAAGAGAATACAGAGACCGAGCTTATTATGAGTTGTTCGGAGCGTTTCGCAAAAAGCCGAAAAAGAAAAAACCCGTATCCGTGTTTCAAGAGATGGATCCGGAAACACAAAGACATCTCGACGTTCTCGGTTTCGATGCGCCTTGCACTTTGGAAGAATTGAAAAAAAGATTCAAAGAGTTGATCAAGAAGTATCATCCGGACATCAACAAGGACGGATTGGAAATGACTCAGAGAATCATCGCTTCCTATAATTTTTTGATCATGAGGATGAGTTAG
- a CDS encoding carbon starvation CstA family protein, whose translation MLPLIAVLGCFLVYFLGYKFYSGYISRSIFELKDNTTDTPAHKFNDGVDYLPTKPIVLFGHHYASIAGLAPILGPAVAVIWGWLPAMIWVVFGSIFVGCVHDFGALVVSVRNQGKSIGQVAEDLLGHRARSLFHAIIFFLVALAMGVFVLVLAEMFSADPKKIPTSNPTAITEIAKVPPNVVTDSKNPTKEAHDHPGEIRTEEKPSIRLRSHFPEAVIPSAAIMILAIIVGYLHYKKGMSLTPLTIVSVLATLASMVLGMENSVLQWTGLDSVDTSPSTGSWKYILLFYAFLASVTPIWLLLQSRDYINSFLLYLGIILIYVGFFAGAVFQNFSSFNAEAIRTDSIGLDLIPFVFITIACGAVSGFHALVSSGTTAKQLDREVDARAIGYGGMIGESLLGLSAVIACTIGFSSATEWSGFYRSWSGIQGLAPQVGAYIYGTGRFLAQIGIPEAFGQGFIALIVISFALTSLDSATRLLRYNIEEIAESTRIVWIQKIVGNRYVSSLIACAAIGLFAFMEIEQDGKKKPAGLALWKLFGTTNQLLAGLALLVVTVFLLKSKKRIKVAFIPMLFVLTVTLWAMIRNFFDFLLGPSPNILLAGVGGTLIVLTVWLLIEAGLTWNRIRKV comes from the coding sequence ATGCTTCCACTCATCGCAGTCCTCGGTTGTTTCCTTGTCTATTTCCTCGGATATAAATTTTATTCGGGTTATATCTCCCGATCGATCTTCGAATTGAAGGACAATACGACAGACACCCCGGCCCACAAGTTTAACGATGGGGTAGACTACCTTCCCACAAAACCGATCGTCTTATTCGGCCACCACTACGCATCCATTGCGGGATTGGCTCCTATCCTTGGACCTGCGGTCGCCGTAATTTGGGGTTGGCTTCCCGCCATGATTTGGGTCGTATTTGGAAGTATTTTTGTGGGTTGTGTCCACGACTTCGGAGCTTTGGTCGTCTCCGTTCGCAATCAGGGCAAGAGCATCGGCCAAGTTGCAGAAGATCTTCTCGGTCATCGCGCGCGAAGTTTGTTTCACGCGATCATTTTCTTTTTAGTCGCACTCGCGATGGGAGTATTTGTTCTTGTTCTTGCGGAAATGTTTTCTGCAGATCCGAAAAAGATTCCGACTTCCAATCCTACTGCAATCACTGAAATCGCAAAGGTTCCGCCTAACGTGGTTACGGATTCTAAAAATCCGACTAAGGAAGCTCACGATCATCCCGGAGAAATTCGGACCGAAGAAAAACCTTCGATTCGTTTGAGAAGTCATTTCCCGGAAGCGGTGATTCCTTCCGCGGCCATCATGATTCTTGCGATCATCGTAGGTTATCTACATTACAAAAAAGGAATGAGCCTGACTCCCCTTACCATCGTAAGCGTTCTCGCCACCTTGGCGTCGATGGTTTTGGGAATGGAGAATTCAGTTCTTCAATGGACCGGACTCGATTCCGTGGATACTTCCCCTTCTACGGGAAGTTGGAAATACATCCTGTTGTTCTACGCGTTCTTAGCGTCCGTGACTCCGATCTGGCTCCTCTTACAAAGTCGCGACTACATCAATTCTTTCTTGTTGTATCTCGGAATCATTCTGATCTATGTGGGTTTTTTTGCGGGTGCGGTCTTTCAGAATTTTTCTTCGTTTAACGCGGAAGCAATCCGAACGGATTCGATCGGATTGGATTTGATTCCCTTTGTTTTTATCACGATCGCCTGCGGAGCCGTTTCCGGTTTTCACGCGTTAGTCAGCTCGGGGACTACAGCAAAACAATTGGACAGAGAAGTGGACGCGAGAGCCATCGGTTACGGAGGAATGATCGGCGAATCGTTGTTAGGTCTTTCCGCGGTCATCGCCTGCACGATCGGATTTAGCTCCGCGACGGAATGGTCCGGATTCTATCGTTCCTGGTCCGGAATTCAAGGATTGGCCCCGCAGGTCGGCGCTTATATTTATGGAACCGGAAGATTTTTAGCCCAGATCGGAATTCCGGAAGCCTTTGGTCAGGGTTTTATCGCGCTCATCGTGATCAGCTTCGCTCTGACGTCTTTAGATTCCGCCACAAGACTTCTTCGTTACAACATCGAAGAAATCGCCGAATCGACTCGTATCGTGTGGATTCAAAAGATCGTAGGTAATCGTTACGTTTCCAGCCTCATCGCTTGTGCTGCCATCGGTCTGTTTGCATTTATGGAGATAGAACAAGACGGAAAGAAAAAGCCGGCCGGACTTGCGTTGTGGAAACTTTTCGGAACCACGAACCAACTTTTGGCGGGACTCGCACTTCTGGTTGTAACCGTCTTCCTCCTCAAATCGAAGAAAAGAATCAAAGTGGCTTTTATTCCTATGTTGTTTGTTTTAACGGTGACTCTTTGGGCGATGATTCGAAACTTTTTCGATTTTTTACTCGGACCTTCTCCGAACATTCTTCTCGCCGGAGTCGGCGGAACCTTGATCGTACTCACGGTTTGGCTTTTGATAGAAGCCGGTCTTACTTGGAATCGCATTAGAAAAGTATGA
- a CDS encoding NUDIX hydrolase: MKYCSSCGSPVSQKIPEGDNRPRHICDNCGTIHYQNPKVVVGSIPIWEEKILLCKRAIEPRKGYWTLPAGFLENRETVEEGAIRETSEEANAQINILGLQCIYSIPQISQIYMFFLADLVDGKFSESSESEEVKLFSTSEIPWEELAFNSVYYALRQYVDSPVKSSFHLGSARKRNRPPSKES, from the coding sequence ATGAAATACTGTAGTTCTTGCGGATCGCCCGTTTCACAAAAGATTCCCGAGGGAGACAACCGACCTCGACATATCTGCGACAACTGCGGAACGATCCACTACCAAAATCCGAAGGTCGTAGTGGGAAGTATTCCGATCTGGGAAGAAAAAATTCTTCTCTGCAAACGTGCGATCGAACCTCGAAAGGGATACTGGACTCTTCCCGCAGGTTTTCTGGAGAATCGGGAAACCGTGGAAGAAGGAGCGATCCGGGAAACCAGCGAAGAGGCGAACGCTCAGATCAACATTCTCGGACTTCAGTGTATCTACAGCATTCCTCAAATCAGCCAGATCTATATGTTCTTTTTAGCCGATCTCGTGGACGGAAAATTCTCCGAAAGCTCCGAGTCCGAAGAAGTAAAACTCTTTTCCACGAGTGAAATCCCTTGGGAAGAACTCGCTTTCAATTCGGTTTATTACGCTCTCAGACAATACGTGGATTCTCCGGTGAAAAGTTCCTTTCATTTGGGGAGCGCTCGAAAAAGAAACCGTCCCCCTTCGAAAGAATCCTGA
- a CDS encoding OmpA family protein, which produces MRNRILSIAASFLFFSYSLNADTFIKTSSESFSPNWDGRNDIVEFKISKSALPRLFDWELVVKNAGDDIVKTFRADHRRKKGFSLFPFLQDENKLSPLEITIPESILWSGEDSKGFLLPDGEYKYRLRLLTENKENLLSEEKSILLDSHPPSSELSAKTRVLFLAGERSTSRINISQKVFGEFGDNFTGEFLDTEGKVIKSYTWKFKDVPSNLSWDGTDFSSKQLQSGLYSYRLIGFDKGRNESVTLLNDLTIRNETGGVDLYSDSKLYSYLPGSLKSSVRFHSFISPKIKSDSYEIEIFQKNGNEEKSVYRFRDTGEPSSEWRWDLRNQSGDLVPSGVFYYRLTIHSRYERYQSFPSFFQITKDSFDLSLSVSPKEFTPDNDGKNDLLKVFLSTDGVALQSWEITLYETPPYTDFKRKVKTWSGNGAPAEEIPWEGLDETGVRVGSLSDFYFEWKFTDVLGRESGGKGAEFKTGILVLEEDNSLRISIPESQVEARWWSLPGKIRSLLNEFPGYKIEVQSHSSHQGDEEVNQITTEERAKTAFEYFFSKSVPFGRIRFRGYGETLPLIPGSGKYEADKNQRIDFYLSPQ; this is translated from the coding sequence ATGCGGAACCGGATTCTTTCTATTGCAGCTTCCTTCTTATTTTTTTCATATTCTCTAAACGCCGATACTTTTATCAAAACGAGTTCCGAGTCTTTCTCGCCGAATTGGGACGGAAGAAATGATATCGTAGAATTTAAAATTTCCAAATCCGCGCTTCCCCGTTTGTTTGATTGGGAATTGGTCGTCAAGAACGCCGGGGACGATATCGTAAAAACGTTTCGAGCAGATCATCGAAGAAAAAAAGGATTTTCTCTTTTCCCATTTTTACAAGACGAGAACAAACTTTCTCCGCTTGAGATTACGATTCCCGAATCCATTCTTTGGAGCGGAGAAGACTCGAAAGGTTTTTTATTACCGGATGGAGAATACAAATACAGGTTGAGATTGCTGACGGAGAATAAGGAAAATCTTTTGTCCGAAGAGAAATCGATCCTCCTCGATTCTCATCCTCCGAGTTCCGAACTCAGCGCAAAAACAAGAGTCCTTTTTTTAGCGGGAGAACGTTCGACTTCCAGAATCAATATCTCACAAAAAGTTTTCGGAGAATTCGGAGACAACTTCACCGGAGAATTTTTGGATACCGAAGGGAAGGTGATAAAATCTTATACTTGGAAATTCAAAGACGTTCCTTCCAACTTGAGCTGGGATGGGACCGACTTTTCCAGTAAACAACTTCAGAGCGGACTCTATTCGTATCGATTGATCGGATTTGATAAAGGAAGAAACGAATCCGTAACTTTGTTAAACGACTTAACGATTCGTAACGAGACGGGCGGAGTCGATTTGTATTCCGATTCCAAATTGTATTCCTATCTTCCGGGAAGTTTAAAGAGCTCGGTACGATTTCATTCTTTTATTTCACCCAAGATCAAATCCGATTCTTATGAGATAGAAATTTTTCAGAAGAATGGAAACGAGGAAAAGAGCGTGTATCGTTTTCGTGATACGGGGGAACCTTCTTCGGAATGGAGATGGGATCTTAGAAACCAAAGCGGCGACCTGGTTCCTTCAGGCGTTTTCTATTACAGGCTTACGATTCACAGTCGATACGAACGTTATCAATCCTTTCCTTCTTTTTTTCAGATCACAAAAGATTCTTTCGATCTATCTCTTTCAGTTTCTCCGAAAGAATTTACTCCGGACAACGACGGCAAAAACGATCTCTTAAAAGTTTTTCTTTCCACTGACGGCGTCGCACTTCAATCCTGGGAAATCACGTTATACGAAACACCACCTTATACAGATTTTAAGAGAAAGGTCAAAACCTGGTCGGGGAACGGCGCTCCTGCGGAAGAAATTCCCTGGGAAGGTCTGGACGAAACCGGGGTGAGAGTCGGTTCGTTAAGCGACTTCTATTTCGAATGGAAATTTACCGACGTATTGGGAAGAGAATCCGGCGGAAAGGGGGCAGAATTTAAAACCGGAATTCTGGTATTGGAAGAGGATAACTCTCTTCGAATTTCGATTCCGGAATCCCAGGTGGAAGCGAGATGGTGGAGTCTCCCCGGAAAAATCCGTTCTTTGTTAAACGAATTCCCAGGATACAAAATCGAAGTACAGTCTCATTCTTCCCATCAAGGAGACGAAGAAGTAAATCAGATAACGACGGAAGAACGAGCCAAGACCGCTTTTGAATATTTCTTTTCCAAGTCCGTTCCTTTCGGAAGAATCCGGTTTCGAGGTTACGGTGAAACTCTTCCCTTGATTCCGGGTTCCGGAAAATACGAAGCCGACAAAAATCAGAGAATCGATTTTTATCTTTCACCTCAATAA
- a CDS encoding PilZ domain-containing protein, with protein MAGTKSLFDDSFEYRDPAIQKRKNARVKITLDAEMTIKGKTERHPVTILDIGTGGVALDSRMTMFEGDRIHLHAKINGKDMTLEAEIIRSSGKKANSIFVNIADDHKNEIQELIHKKFFEKEKKLI; from the coding sequence ATGGCCGGCACGAAGTCTTTATTCGACGATTCTTTTGAATACAGAGATCCAGCTATTCAAAAGAGAAAGAATGCCCGCGTTAAAATCACTTTGGACGCGGAGATGACGATCAAAGGAAAAACGGAGCGACATCCCGTTACGATTCTCGATATAGGAACCGGCGGCGTGGCTCTCGATTCAAGAATGACCATGTTTGAAGGGGATCGAATTCACCTTCACGCAAAAATCAACGGAAAGGATATGACTCTCGAAGCCGAGATCATTCGTTCTTCCGGGAAAAAAGCAAACAGCATTTTCGTAAACATCGCAGACGATCATAAAAACGAAATCCAAGAACTCATTCATAAGAAGTTTTTTGAGAAAGAAAAAAAGCTAATTTAA
- a CDS encoding class I SAM-dependent methyltransferase: MKPKSKAPKKKTKTASRARKEKIPNYAILPQSSPALEKESFYARMFARFYDRFMHRIEKTVLFRKRKHLIQPLQGRILEIGSGTGINFPFYSSKAEVIAIEPSASMMEKAKDRIRSLETQFDLKPRPKIRMEILGLGNPELESLIPPNSMDAIIFTLVLCTVPDPVYAIRFAKSRLKRGGKILILEHVKATSKVGQILQNLLNPFWNHFAQGCNLNRDPASILKAEGFQPIEEFRFKKTLPFYQAIYKLK; this comes from the coding sequence ATGAAACCAAAATCAAAAGCCCCAAAAAAGAAAACAAAGACGGCTTCTCGCGCCCGAAAAGAAAAAATTCCGAACTACGCCATTCTACCTCAAAGCTCCCCCGCACTTGAAAAAGAATCTTTTTATGCGAGAATGTTCGCGCGCTTTTACGATCGTTTTATGCATAGAATCGAAAAAACCGTTCTTTTTCGAAAACGAAAACATCTCATACAACCCTTACAAGGAAGAATTCTTGAAATCGGAAGCGGCACCGGAATCAACTTTCCTTTTTATTCTTCCAAAGCCGAAGTCATCGCAATCGAACCTTCCGCGTCTATGATGGAAAAAGCAAAAGATAGAATTCGTTCATTGGAAACTCAGTTCGATTTGAAACCACGTCCAAAAATTCGGATGGAAATTCTTGGTCTGGGCAATCCGGAATTGGAATCCTTGATTCCACCTAACAGTATGGATGCGATTATTTTTACTCTCGTTCTATGCACGGTTCCGGATCCGGTCTATGCAATTCGTTTCGCAAAGTCACGATTGAAACGTGGTGGAAAAATTCTGATTTTGGAACACGTAAAAGCGACTTCGAAGGTCGGACAAATTTTACAAAACCTTCTCAATCCATTCTGGAATCATTTTGCACAAGGTTGCAATCTCAACAGAGATCCCGCTTCTATCTTAAAGGCAGAAGGTTTTCAACCAATCGAAGAATTTCGTTTTAAAAAAACCTTACCCTTTTATCAGGCGATCTACAAACTCAAATGA
- a CDS encoding LIC10260 family lipoprotein, which translates to MKLVLKFFLCALCVSILSCSQAHRKVAYVSVERPTPKMKTVLSQPIEFAKYRIGFGGLFPIGLNSYLKEVESETSNSILKNVDIEMKFPVCVLPLIPFVCFAKYNVIVEGDRKEN; encoded by the coding sequence ATGAAACTAGTTTTAAAATTCTTTTTGTGCGCGCTTTGTGTTTCGATTTTGAGCTGTTCTCAAGCTCATAGAAAAGTCGCATACGTCTCCGTAGAAAGACCGACTCCTAAAATGAAAACCGTTCTCTCCCAGCCGATTGAATTTGCAAAATATAGAATCGGTTTTGGCGGCCTTTTCCCAATTGGATTAAATTCTTATTTGAAAGAAGTGGAATCGGAAACTTCCAATTCTATCTTGAAAAATGTGGATATCGAAATGAAATTTCCCGTTTGTGTTTTACCTTTGATTCCGTTTGTATGTTTTGCGAAATACAATGTAATCGTAGAAGGTGATCGCAAAGAAAACTAG
- a CDS encoding adhesin OmpL37 family surface protein translates to MKFALGIGIALILWIPVSISADLASNGATHLVRVEKGLKVNEFLIKSMNSSISNIGSETDKALYKRIIQHHVETNQLYFQFDLERSYAELKRTQDLLVILYSSVIESSKKTIRGELASLGYQAVRGTEPRPKKHLELGYRELAAAEQKKLIADNTRPYLQPIKLELLYESLKLLKQSRKYVILLSMEYLSDFPADPESEDFIGILNEINRAMFTRKDEFARIHFDNHFHAYSGENLYDTYWQDPALEELEKPLGEVDAAYLRDRRKAKR, encoded by the coding sequence ATGAAGTTCGCTTTGGGAATCGGAATCGCTCTTATACTCTGGATCCCCGTTTCCATATCCGCGGACCTTGCGAGCAACGGTGCTACTCATTTGGTCCGTGTTGAAAAGGGACTCAAGGTAAACGAGTTCCTCATCAAATCGATGAACAGCTCGATTTCGAACATCGGCTCCGAAACGGACAAAGCCCTCTACAAAAGAATCATTCAACACCACGTAGAAACAAACCAACTCTACTTTCAATTTGATCTGGAAAGATCCTACGCAGAACTCAAACGAACTCAAGATCTACTCGTAATTTTGTATTCGAGCGTGATCGAATCGAGTAAGAAAACGATTCGAGGAGAACTGGCATCCCTCGGTTACCAAGCCGTCCGTGGTACGGAACCTCGACCGAAAAAACACCTCGAACTCGGTTATCGGGAATTGGCCGCCGCCGAACAAAAAAAACTGATCGCAGACAACACAAGACCGTATCTCCAACCGATCAAATTAGAACTACTTTACGAATCTCTAAAACTTCTCAAACAATCCAGAAAGTATGTGATCCTACTTTCGATGGAATATCTTTCCGATTTTCCCGCGGATCCGGAAAGCGAAGACTTTATTGGAATCCTAAACGAGATCAACAGAGCGATGTTTACTCGAAAAGACGAGTTTGCAAGAATCCACTTTGACAATCATTTCCACGCGTATTCGGGTGAGAATCTCTACGATACTTACTGGCAAGATCCCGCCTTAGAAGAATTGGAAAAACCTCTCGGCGAAGTAGACGCAGCCTATCTCCGCGATCGTCGTAAAGCAAAACGTTAA
- a CDS encoding DUF4178 domain-containing protein — protein sequence MLELSCPNCGAPVPFQSKASIYGVCPNCKTLTVQKNQSLESLGKVGELVPDLSPIQVGTSGKTKDGIQFQVVGRIQQQYSLGTWNEWHAISQDGKSIWLAEAQGQFMITQLRPTSQNEVFPEHDAIRDLETPPDVYFITSKTSKQLLRAGDTLKLDNDLWMIREIGLATCVGGEGELPVGFESGTTSVLLDLANDQGWFATLDYSHTPPLYFRGMIYNFDQIEFINLRDPKTFQGFQKIEEAKAIQCLGCGASLSQRSPDFSKSVACEYCGTVMDTSQDKLKILSKFQEVIKDRIFLPPGTKLTLKGKECEVLGVVKKSVHADGQIFPWTEYLLHFTGGYYWLNETSGHWTVFEPVPFIPRTVIGTYPPKKTFQKEEYRLFNSSNAGTDFAYGEFYYKIHAGDTAELADFIAPPKMLSSEKTQNELFWSIGEYVPVEELKKSIQGDLELPEPEGIGTAQPNPYTKLRKRNVRIAVWLSAIMLVIQIGFCLNSQDKEVFAKEYPYVREPAPGGTTDPSFVTESFQFEGNGRQNVQIKVNVPDLSNHYIYYSLALINTQTDIAYDTGLEVSYYEGVDDGERWTEGDKSADIIIGEVPPGEYYLRVESESDFPRGTGTTAHFTIRRDVDQSYYYLLFLLGIWLPVPYSMFRSFSFEASRNENSDFATGSSDDSDDDDSSYSSSDD from the coding sequence GTGTTAGAACTGAGTTGTCCGAACTGCGGCGCGCCCGTCCCCTTTCAAAGCAAGGCTTCGATTTACGGAGTCTGTCCGAATTGTAAGACTCTAACCGTTCAAAAGAACCAATCCCTTGAGAGTCTCGGCAAGGTCGGGGAACTCGTCCCGGACCTTTCTCCGATTCAAGTAGGAACCTCCGGTAAAACGAAAGACGGTATTCAATTTCAAGTCGTAGGAAGGATTCAGCAACAATACAGCCTTGGAACCTGGAACGAATGGCACGCGATCTCTCAAGACGGTAAGTCGATCTGGCTCGCCGAAGCGCAGGGTCAGTTCATGATCACTCAACTTCGACCGACTTCTCAGAACGAAGTTTTTCCAGAACACGATGCGATCCGAGATTTAGAAACTCCTCCCGACGTTTATTTTATCACTTCCAAAACTTCCAAACAACTCCTAAGGGCCGGTGATACTCTCAAACTCGATAACGACCTCTGGATGATCCGAGAAATCGGTCTCGCTACCTGCGTCGGCGGCGAAGGAGAACTTCCCGTCGGCTTCGAGTCCGGAACCACTTCCGTTCTTTTGGATCTTGCAAACGACCAGGGCTGGTTTGCTACATTAGATTATTCTCATACTCCTCCGCTCTACTTCCGAGGAATGATTTATAACTTCGATCAGATCGAATTTATAAACCTCCGTGATCCGAAAACTTTCCAAGGTTTTCAAAAAATAGAAGAAGCAAAGGCGATCCAGTGTCTCGGCTGCGGGGCGTCTTTGAGTCAAAGAAGTCCTGACTTCTCCAAATCCGTCGCCTGCGAATACTGCGGAACCGTGATGGATACGAGCCAGGACAAGTTGAAAATTCTTTCTAAGTTTCAAGAAGTGATCAAAGATAGAATTTTTCTTCCTCCCGGAACCAAGCTCACTCTCAAAGGAAAAGAATGCGAAGTTTTGGGCGTGGTTAAAAAATCGGTTCACGCTGACGGACAAATCTTTCCTTGGACGGAATATCTTCTTCATTTTACCGGCGGCTACTATTGGTTAAACGAAACCAGCGGACATTGGACCGTCTTCGAACCGGTTCCTTTTATTCCGAGAACGGTTATCGGAACCTATCCTCCTAAAAAGACATTTCAAAAAGAAGAATATAGACTTTTCAATTCTTCGAACGCCGGAACCGACTTTGCATACGGGGAATTCTATTACAAGATTCACGCCGGAGATACAGCGGAACTCGCCGACTTTATCGCTCCGCCGAAAATGCTTTCTTCCGAAAAAACTCAGAACGAACTCTTTTGGTCCATCGGAGAATACGTTCCCGTGGAAGAGCTCAAAAAGTCGATCCAGGGCGACCTGGAACTTCCGGAGCCGGAAGGAATCGGTACGGCTCAGCCAAACCCTTATACTAAATTAAGAAAACGGAATGTACGAATCGCGGTTTGGCTCTCGGCGATCATGCTCGTGATTCAGATCGGATTTTGTCTCAATTCTCAAGACAAGGAAGTTTTTGCAAAAGAATATCCGTATGTTCGAGAACCGGCTCCGGGCGGAACCACGGATCCTTCCTTTGTCACCGAGAGTTTTCAGTTTGAAGGAAACGGAAGACAAAACGTTCAGATCAAAGTGAACGTTCCCGATCTTTCCAATCACTACATCTACTATTCTTTGGCTCTGATCAACACTCAGACCGATATCGCTTATGATACCGGTTTGGAAGTAAGCTACTACGAAGGTGTGGACGACGGGGAACGCTGGACCGAAGGAGATAAATCCGCGGACATCATCATCGGAGAAGTTCCACCGGGAGAATACTATCTCCGCGTGGAATCGGAATCCGATTTTCCAAGAGGAACGGGAACGACCGCACATTTTACGATTCGAAGAGACGTGGATCAATCGTATTACTATCTTCTTTTCTTGTTGGGAATCTGGTTACCCGTTCCCTATTCTATGTTTCGAAGTTTTTCCTTCGAGGCTTCGAGAAATGAGAATAGCGATTTTGCAACCGGAAGTTCGGACGATTCCGATGACGATGATTCTTCCTATTCCTCCAGCGATGATTGA